Sequence from the Aquimarina sp. Aq107 genome:
AATGATTACTTTTACCAATATCTAATTGTTTCGAAAAATGAAAACCCCAGTATCTATTTCCTTTTTTATACTATGTATCTTAAATTTTGTCTCTGCTCAAGAAATTTCTCAAAAAGGAAATACTGATTTTACAATAGCTTTTGGAAGTTGTAATAAACAAAATAGTCCTCAACCATTTTGGAAAGAAATTCTAAAGAACGAACCGGATGTTTTTATTTGGGGAGGAGATAATATTTATGGTGATTCTGATGATATGTCTAAAATTGCTGATGATTATAAAATTCAGAATAATAATTTGGGATATCAAAAATTAAAAAGTAAAGTTCTCGTAATGGCCACTTGGGATGATCACGATTATGGCAAAAATGATGTAGGAGCAGAATGGCATAAGAAAAAAGAAAGTCAACAATTATTTCTTGATTTTATGGGCGTTGATAAAGATGATCAAAGAAGACAGCAGGAAGGAATATATGCATCTCATTTTTTTGACACTTCTAAAGGTAGCATTAAGGTGATGATATTAGATACTCGATATTTTAGAGATTCACTTCGTAAAGATATTACAGGAAAAAAACGTTATGTACCTAATGATGACCTGAAGAGAACAATACTGGGTAAAAAACAATGGATATGGTTAGAGAAAGAATTAAAATCTAGTCAAGCAGATTTTAATGTCCTTGTTAGTAGTATTCAGTTTTTATCCGGAGAACACGGATGGGAAAGTTGGGCTAATTTTCCGAATGAAGTATTAAAATTAGAACAATTAATATCAAAAACAGAGGCTAAGAATTGCGTGATCTTAAGTGGTGATCGTCATATTTCAGAATTTTCAAAAAAGAATATATCTACTATTCCTTACCCTTTAATTGATTTTACTTCTAGCGGGTTAACGCATGCATATACTAAATATAGTGGAGAACCTAATCAATATAGAACTGGAAAAGTAATTGCTATTCCAAGTTTTGGTATCTTAAAATTTGATTTTGACAGGAAATTAGTAACCATGCAAATGCGAGGAACTAATAACGTCTTACTACAAGAAATAAAACAAGAGTATTTAAAAAAATAGAATAATTAAATTCGATTTTATAAAAGACAGTACTTTCTTAGGATTTTTATTGTTTTTGATGCTTTTATATATACTTTTGCACAAAATTTTGCATTTGACATTAATAGTCAAAAAG
This genomic interval carries:
- a CDS encoding alkaline phosphatase D family protein → MKTPVSISFFILCILNFVSAQEISQKGNTDFTIAFGSCNKQNSPQPFWKEILKNEPDVFIWGGDNIYGDSDDMSKIADDYKIQNNNLGYQKLKSKVLVMATWDDHDYGKNDVGAEWHKKKESQQLFLDFMGVDKDDQRRQQEGIYASHFFDTSKGSIKVMILDTRYFRDSLRKDITGKKRYVPNDDLKRTILGKKQWIWLEKELKSSQADFNVLVSSIQFLSGEHGWESWANFPNEVLKLEQLISKTEAKNCVILSGDRHISEFSKKNISTIPYPLIDFTSSGLTHAYTKYSGEPNQYRTGKVIAIPSFGILKFDFDRKLVTMQMRGTNNVLLQEIKQEYLKK